In Nicotiana tabacum cultivar K326 chromosome 2, ASM71507v2, whole genome shotgun sequence, the following proteins share a genomic window:
- the LOC142166949 gene encoding uncharacterized protein LOC142166949: MAEDSELWDVICDGAFVPMKTIGELAVTVPKTRKEYNDVDRKAIEKNFRAKKILLCGIGPDEYNKISAYQSTKEIWDSLQTAHEETTQVKQSKIDMLTTEYELFRIKDDESIKDMHTRFTSIINELYSL, encoded by the coding sequence atggctgaagattcagaGCTCTGGGATGTTATCTGTGATGGTGCCTTCGTCCCAATGAAAACCATTGGTGAACTAGCAGTGACAGTTCCCAAGACAAGGAAGGAGTACAATGATGTTGACCGCAAAGCTATAGAGAAGAACTTCCGAGCAAAAAAGATTCTCCTCTGTGGTATTGGACCTGATGAATACAACAAGATCTCTGCCTATCAATCAACCAAGGAGATCTGGGACTCTCTCCAAACGGCACATGAAGAAACAACTCAAGTCAAGCAGTCGAAGATCGACATGCTAACCACTGAGTATGAACTCTTTAGGATAAAGGATGATGAATCCATTAAGGATATGCACACTCGATTCACCTCTATCATCAACGAGCTCTACTCTCTATGA